A stretch of Brassica napus cultivar Da-Ae chromosome C6, Da-Ae, whole genome shotgun sequence DNA encodes these proteins:
- the LOC106443108 gene encoding glutathione S-transferase U28: MGKENEKVVLLDFWASPYAMRTKIALREKGVEFETQQEDLWNKSELLLKSNPVHKKVPVLIHGGKPVSESLVQVQYIDETWTDAASFLPSDPQARANARFWADFAEKTISFEGGRKIWGNNKGEEQEKGKKVFLDSLKVLEAELGDKPYFGGETFGYVDIALVPFYSWFYSLEKCGDFSVEAECPKIVAWGKRCVERDSVAASLPESEIVYQQVLKLRQIFGVE, encoded by the exons ATGGGGAAAGAAAATGAGAAAGTTGTGCTTTTGGATTTCTGGGCAAGTCCTTACGCCATGAGGACGAAGATTGCCTTGAGAGAGAAAGGAGTCGAGTTCGAGACTCAACAAGAAGACTTGTGGAACAAGAGTGAGCTCTTGCTGAAATCAAACCCTGTTCACAAGAAAGTCCCTGTCCTTATCCATGGCGGCAAACCCGTCTCTGAATCTCTCGTTCAGGTTCAGTACATCGACGAGACGTGGACTGATGCTGCTTCTTTCTTGCCCTCTGATCCTCAAGCCAGAGCCAATGCAAGGTTCTGGGCTGATTTCGCCGAGAAAACG ATATCGTTTGAAGGAGGAAGAAAGATTTGGGGAAACAACAAAggagaagaacaagagaaaggCAAGAAGGTGTTTCTTGACAGCTTGAAGGTTCTTGAAGCTGAGCTTGGAGACAAGCCTTACTTTGGAGGAGAGACATTTGGTTATGTTGACATCGCTCTTGTCCCATTCTACAGTTGGTTCTATTCACTCGAGAAATGTGGTGATTTTTCTGTGGAAGCTGAGTGTCCTAAGATCGTGGCTTGGGGAAAGAGATGTGTTGAACGCGACAGTGTTGCTGCTTCGTTGCCTGAATCTGAGATAGTGTATCAGCAAGTGCTTAAGCTCAGACAGATTTTCGGTGTTGAATAA